The following proteins come from a genomic window of Rhodothermales bacterium:
- a CDS encoding 2-oxoglutarate oxidoreductase, translating into MFGLNTLSSIEIDEPQYNLSDYQSAVPRWCPGCGDNAILTAVQRLCRDEQLPPEKTVFVSGIGCSSRFPHHMGTYGFHGLHGRALPIAEGVKIRRPDLNVFVNMGDGDCCSIGTAHWIHAIRYNMNLVVLVHDNQIYGMTKKQASPTSPKGLKTNTTPHGSYTEPLNILSTTLGVGNVSFVANAVEWIPDLLYQIIQQAFHHRGLSFVRIAQRCPHFMPGFFDGFMTDPNRCLLLEHENGLQVPENLTKVYQKRVDHDPSDINRAREVAAMSEAEPIGILYRNDRVECYEDSRRPRKAFSVEARREAINLELDKFAVHVGSRNGQNLEQDASHSANGESGS; encoded by the coding sequence ATGTTTGGCCTGAACACCTTGAGCTCGATCGAGATCGACGAGCCGCAGTACAACCTTTCGGACTATCAGAGCGCCGTCCCGCGCTGGTGTCCGGGCTGTGGCGACAACGCCATACTTACCGCCGTGCAGCGTCTCTGTCGTGACGAACAACTGCCACCGGAGAAGACCGTGTTCGTCTCGGGCATCGGCTGCTCCAGTCGCTTCCCGCACCACATGGGCACGTACGGATTCCACGGACTCCACGGGCGCGCACTTCCGATCGCCGAAGGCGTCAAGATCCGACGACCGGACCTGAATGTCTTCGTGAACATGGGAGACGGCGACTGCTGCAGCATCGGCACCGCCCACTGGATCCATGCGATCCGGTACAATATGAATCTCGTCGTTCTCGTTCACGACAACCAGATTTACGGGATGACGAAGAAGCAGGCCTCGCCAACGTCACCCAAAGGCCTGAAGACGAATACGACACCGCACGGCTCATACACCGAACCTCTCAACATTCTGAGCACGACGCTCGGTGTCGGTAACGTTTCGTTTGTCGCCAACGCCGTCGAATGGATCCCGGACCTGCTTTACCAGATCATTCAACAGGCGTTTCATCACAGAGGATTGTCGTTTGTGCGAATCGCACAGCGGTGTCCGCACTTCATGCCTGGCTTCTTCGACGGATTCATGACGGACCCGAACAGGTGTCTGCTGCTCGAACATGAGAACGGCCTCCAGGTGCCAGAAAACCTTACGAAGGTCTATCAAAAGCGAGTGGATCACGACCCGTCCGACATCAACAGAGCTCGTGAAGTTGCTGCTATGTCGGAAGCGGAGCCCATCGGGATTCTGTATCGGAACGATCGAGTCGAGTGTTATGAGGATTCTCGTCGACCTCGAAAGGCGTTCTCGGTCGAGGCCAGAAGAGAGGCTATCAATCTTGAGTTGGACAAGTTTGCCGTCCACGTAGGCAGTCGAAACGGCCAGAACCTTGAGCAAGACGCTTCACACAGCGCAAACGGTGAGAGCGGCAGCTGA